One genomic region from Fictibacillus marinisediminis encodes:
- a CDS encoding YolD-like family protein yields MSFEFDRDNKKKTKPELDEQQLELMEETIGETMAENLDLCFTYFRDGDFHLLIGKVHYQPSCWPQALKVSFQD; encoded by the coding sequence ATCTCTTTCGAGTTTGATCGGGACAACAAAAAGAAAACAAAGCCTGAACTGGATGAGCAGCAGCTGGAGTTGATGGAGGAGACCATCGGCGAGACGATGGCTGAAAATTTGGATTTATGCTTTACGTATTTTAGAGACGGGGATTTTCATTTGTTGATTGGGAAGGTTCATTATCAGCCAAGCTGCTGGCCGCAAGCATTGAAAGTGAGTTTCCAGGATTAA
- a CDS encoding GNAT family N-acetyltransferase, producing the protein MTVEFRSIKTKCELEDVFVLLEKVFNKDRAFFEERIKNNPAYRLKTTWVAIVNGKISSVLQVFPFCINVPPLTFNVAGIGNVATMPANRGQKLGHRLLDKALSWMEEEAFDLSLLYTGIPSFYEKAGWHSIPENYHYLYDKCEGQALEDGMKITPVQHSDLPEIMEIYQNYSQQLNGPMERTKEYWTQQLNSMKEHDHFLVAKHHNQVTGYIRFQKADATIDIIELCHQSCSNTVFRLYQAALSQEENKVILFLPPHHELFTHLSHQTLYPFEHHESMWKIISKSSFTNQVNDLIKKDNGLEYIKTEDHYIDGFYKNEVWTRLSHSDFLTFFLQGKDTKEMTTKDKSILRDTFIHRPYIFWRSDHF; encoded by the coding sequence ATGACTGTAGAATTCCGTAGTATAAAAACCAAATGTGAATTAGAAGATGTATTTGTCCTGTTGGAAAAGGTATTCAATAAAGATAGAGCTTTTTTTGAAGAACGAATTAAGAATAATCCTGCTTACCGCCTAAAGACAACATGGGTTGCCATAGTCAATGGAAAGATTAGTTCGGTACTTCAAGTTTTTCCTTTTTGTATCAATGTTCCTCCTCTAACATTTAATGTAGCTGGTATTGGGAATGTTGCTACTATGCCGGCTAACCGTGGACAGAAATTAGGCCACCGCTTATTGGATAAAGCCCTCTCTTGGATGGAAGAGGAGGCGTTTGATTTATCGCTTTTATATACCGGTATTCCCTCCTTTTATGAAAAAGCGGGCTGGCACTCAATCCCTGAAAATTATCACTACCTTTATGATAAATGTGAAGGGCAGGCTCTTGAAGATGGAATGAAAATTACACCCGTACAGCATAGTGATTTGCCAGAGATAATGGAAATCTATCAAAACTATTCCCAGCAGCTGAACGGGCCGATGGAACGGACAAAGGAATATTGGACCCAGCAGCTAAACAGTATGAAAGAACATGATCATTTTTTAGTAGCGAAACACCACAACCAAGTGACAGGGTATATCCGTTTTCAAAAAGCAGATGCGACCATTGATATTATTGAATTATGTCATCAGAGCTGCTCCAATACCGTGTTTCGCTTGTACCAGGCCGCACTTTCACAGGAAGAAAATAAAGTGATCTTATTTCTCCCTCCGCATCATGAATTGTTTACTCATCTTAGCCATCAAACGTTATATCCTTTTGAACATCATGAATCCATGTGGAAAATTATATCCAAATCTTCATTCACCAACCAAGTAAACGACCTAATAAAGAAGGATAACGGATTAGAATATATTAAAACAGAAGATCATTATATAGATGGTTTTTATAAGAATGAAGTATGGACCAGATTGTCACATTCGGACTTTTTAACGTTTTTTTTACAGGGAAAAGACACAAAAGAAATGACGACAAAAGACAAATCGATATTAAGAGACACCTTTATACATCGTCCTTATATTTTTTGGAGAAGCGATCACTTTTAA
- a CDS encoding PTS sugar transporter subunit IIA: MVNNYISRRYLNDDQEKSFEKLRNLFSEELFFPEIEEEEPAAIIRSMAYALNMRGYVEESYLDSVLERENISPTSIGNLVAIPHPVKQNALDSCIAIGILKKPIKWGMNNVQLVFLLALNEKDKEEFSILFNRLWKVVQNKKLVSELCKTSSFIEIKTELERIK; the protein is encoded by the coding sequence ATGGTGAATAACTATATTTCACGAAGGTATTTAAATGATGACCAAGAGAAATCGTTTGAAAAACTCCGGAATTTATTTAGTGAGGAATTGTTCTTCCCGGAGATTGAAGAAGAAGAACCGGCAGCAATTATTAGATCAATGGCTTACGCGCTAAATATGAGAGGATATGTAGAGGAATCTTACTTGGATTCTGTTCTTGAAAGAGAGAATATATCACCCACTTCGATTGGCAATTTGGTAGCTATTCCTCATCCGGTAAAACAAAATGCACTCGATTCATGCATTGCGATTGGAATCCTAAAGAAACCGATAAAATGGGGAATGAACAACGTTCAATTAGTGTTTCTCCTGGCTTTAAATGAAAAAGATAAGGAAGAATTCAGCATCCTTTTTAACCGGCTATGGAAGGTAGTCCAGAATAAAAAGTTGGTTTCGGAGCTTTGCAAAACCTCTAGCTTTATTGAAATAAAGACTGAATTAGAAAGAATTAAATAA
- a CDS encoding PIG-L family deacetylase, whose product MAEINKLMVVAHPDDEIIFGGDELIQEKGWKVICISEGNNDTRSQEFKAAMKKVEAEYEIWSFKDAWTEHVNRPKLEQELQRIIHERPYRKIVTHNLQGEYGHPEHKALSEIMNSIVKENLFMFDLSLEEVLQVDILKQKLEILEVYESQKHAVEQLLPYVIKARSIQVK is encoded by the coding sequence ATGGCGGAAATTAATAAACTAATGGTTGTAGCCCACCCAGATGATGAAATTATTTTTGGCGGGGATGAATTGATACAGGAAAAAGGTTGGAAAGTGATTTGTATCTCAGAAGGAAATAATGATACTCGTTCACAAGAATTTAAAGCAGCTATGAAAAAGGTAGAAGCCGAATATGAAATCTGGAGTTTTAAGGATGCATGGACAGAACACGTTAACCGGCCGAAATTAGAACAGGAGTTACAACGGATAATCCACGAGCGCCCCTATCGCAAAATTGTTACGCACAATTTACAAGGTGAATACGGCCACCCTGAACATAAAGCTCTTTCTGAAATTATGAACTCTATAGTAAAAGAAAACTTATTTATGTTTGATTTATCGCTAGAAGAAGTATTACAAGTGGATATATTAAAGCAAAAACTTGAAATACTTGAAGTGTATGAGAGTCAAAAACATGCTGTAGAACAGCTCCTTCCTTATGTAATTAAAGCCAGGTCTATTCAGGTAAAATAA